Proteins encoded in a region of the Paenibacillus sp. E222 genome:
- a CDS encoding transposase, whose product MAKKGQTFRRYSLELKLEAARLVNEEHMSIREVATRLNIQNKSQVQVWAAKAKQGMSLEPATSKRGRLRTKFSSMEEEMAVEGQEHCSIQSRYFSGFFDLRNQVLVPSQGQELVPITVMDKNIVRLPIRCVLK is encoded by the coding sequence ATGGCTAAAAAAGGACAAACTTTCCGGCGTTACTCCTTGGAATTGAAATTGGAGGCGGCCCGGCTGGTCAACGAGGAACATATGAGCATACGTGAAGTAGCGACACGTTTAAATATTCAAAATAAATCTCAGGTACAAGTGTGGGCAGCAAAAGCGAAACAGGGAATGAGTCTAGAACCTGCTACATCCAAACGGGGACGCCTTAGAACCAAGTTTTCTAGTATGGAAGAAGAGATGGCCGTCGAGGGACAAGAACATTGTTCCATTCAGAGTCGCTATTTTAGCGGCTTTTTTGATTTAAGGAACCAAGTTCTTGTCCCAAGCCAAGGACAAGAACTTGTACCGATTACCGTAATGGACAAGAACATCGTCCGATTGCCGATTAGATGTGTACTTAAGTAA
- a CDS encoding GntR family transcriptional regulator has protein sequence MPIPKDFSLPVRMSAKERAFSQIQRWIIDGTLQPGEKLIDAEMAESLGVSRTPIREAFQLLEVQGLVSMHPGKETKVTNIEKNDIFKMYSTMAALQALAAEITAQTIVPEQIEKLRSINLEFASSIKNGQVYQAMEVDEQFHNYIVELSDNPYVATFNTSLQIHIRRFKYVFLKQPITATLASVEEHDQIIKAFEGKNSNDAHNLMKQNFIRPMQELNEIL, from the coding sequence ATGCCAATTCCTAAAGATTTTTCCTTACCAGTCCGTATGTCCGCAAAAGAAAGAGCGTTTTCTCAGATTCAGCGATGGATCATTGATGGAACACTGCAACCAGGTGAAAAGCTTATTGATGCGGAAATGGCTGAATCGCTTGGAGTCAGCCGGACACCGATTCGGGAGGCATTTCAGTTACTCGAAGTTCAAGGCCTCGTGTCCATGCATCCAGGAAAAGAAACAAAAGTAACGAATATTGAGAAAAACGATATTTTTAAGATGTATTCAACGATGGCTGCTCTTCAGGCCTTAGCTGCTGAAATCACCGCCCAAACTATTGTTCCAGAACAGATCGAGAAACTAAGATCCATAAATTTGGAATTCGCAAGTTCTATTAAAAATGGACAAGTTTATCAGGCTATGGAGGTGGATGAGCAATTTCATAATTATATTGTGGAGCTCTCAGATAATCCTTATGTAGCTACATTTAATACATCTCTTCAGATTCACATTAGGCGATTTAAATACGTATTTTTAAAACAACCTATTACGGCTACACTAGCTTCAGTTGAAGAACATGATCAGATTATTAAAGCTTTTGAAGGCAAAAATAGCAACGATGCCCATAATTTAATGAAACAAAATTTTATTCGACCGATGCAGGAACTGAACGAAATACTTTGA
- the ilvD gene encoding dihydroxy-acid dehydratase, with protein sequence MENKKDLRIRSKVISEGANRVPNRAMLRAIGFQDEDFKKPMIGIASTWSEVTPCNMHINDLAVQAKRGARNNGGAPLIFNTITVSDGISMGHGGMLFSLPSREAIADSIEIVTGAERFDGVVAIGGCDKNTPACLMAIGRMNIPSVYVYGGTIQPGNLDGKKVDIVSAFEAVGQYQDGKITDEQLHKVECSVCPGPGACGGMYTANTMAAAAEAMGMCLPGSSSTSAISADKALECEAAGKQVISLLEQEIYPRDIMTKKAFENAITVVMALGGSTNAFLHLLAIAHSVEVDLTLDDFERIRLRVPHLADLKPSGQYVMQDLNDIGGVSGVMKLLLAEGLLHGDCLTVTGKTLAENLAEAAPLQNDQEIIRPLNNPLKPNGPLVVLRGNLAPEGAVAKMSGMKIQQFSGPTKVYDSEDEATEAIMNDEIQEGDVLVIRYCGPKGGPGMPEMLSVTALIVGKGLGGKVALITDGRFSGGSHGFVVGHVSPEAQVGGPISLLQNGDIITIDSDIQEIKVEVPEEELAARAQAWVQPPLKVKSGVLAKYAKLVSSASKGAVTDLME encoded by the coding sequence ATGGAAAATAAAAAAGATCTTCGCATTCGAAGCAAGGTAATCAGTGAAGGTGCTAACCGGGTACCGAACAGAGCGATGCTGCGTGCAATTGGATTTCAAGATGAGGATTTTAAAAAGCCAATGATCGGAATAGCAAGTACGTGGAGTGAAGTAACACCGTGTAATATGCACATCAATGATTTAGCGGTGCAAGCTAAGCGGGGCGCACGTAATAACGGCGGTGCTCCACTAATTTTTAATACGATTACCGTTTCTGATGGGATCTCGATGGGGCATGGCGGGATGTTGTTCTCGCTACCAAGTCGGGAAGCTATAGCTGATTCGATTGAAATTGTGACCGGAGCCGAGCGTTTTGACGGCGTTGTTGCAATCGGTGGGTGTGACAAGAATACGCCTGCATGTTTGATGGCTATTGGACGGATGAATATTCCTTCTGTTTATGTATATGGAGGAACCATTCAACCTGGTAATCTCGACGGTAAAAAAGTGGATATCGTTTCAGCTTTTGAAGCCGTTGGGCAATATCAAGATGGAAAAATAACAGACGAACAATTGCATAAGGTCGAATGCAGTGTTTGTCCAGGTCCAGGGGCTTGTGGGGGGATGTATACCGCTAATACGATGGCCGCAGCTGCAGAAGCAATGGGTATGTGTTTGCCTGGTTCTTCTTCGACATCAGCTATCTCAGCGGATAAAGCATTGGAATGCGAAGCAGCCGGTAAGCAGGTCATCTCACTTCTTGAACAGGAAATCTACCCAAGAGACATTATGACGAAGAAAGCATTTGAGAATGCGATCACCGTTGTTATGGCTCTAGGGGGATCAACCAACGCATTTCTCCATCTGCTAGCTATTGCGCACTCCGTAGAAGTGGATTTAACCTTGGATGATTTTGAACGAATTCGCTTGCGTGTTCCTCATTTGGCAGATCTGAAGCCAAGTGGTCAGTATGTCATGCAGGATTTGAATGATATTGGTGGTGTTTCCGGGGTAATGAAGCTATTGCTCGCTGAGGGATTACTTCATGGGGATTGCCTCACCGTAACTGGTAAAACGTTGGCGGAGAATTTAGCGGAAGCTGCTCCACTACAGAATGATCAAGAGATTATACGTCCACTCAATAATCCGCTTAAACCAAATGGACCACTGGTTGTGCTTCGAGGAAACCTAGCTCCTGAAGGCGCTGTTGCCAAAATGTCAGGCATGAAGATCCAACAGTTTTCCGGACCGACAAAGGTGTACGATAGCGAAGATGAAGCGACAGAAGCGATCATGAATGATGAAATTCAAGAAGGGGACGTATTGGTCATACGCTATTGTGGACCGAAGGGTGGACCAGGTATGCCTGAGATGCTTTCCGTTACAGCACTCATTGTAGGAAAAGGTCTCGGGGGGAAAGTTGCTCTCATAACAGATGGTAGGTTCTCGGGTGGATCGCATGGATTTGTAGTCGGCCATGTATCCCCTGAGGCACAAGTAGGTGGACCGATCTCTTTGCTCCAAAATGGAGATATTATCACCATTGATAGCGACATTCAGGAAATTAAGGTTGAAGTGCCAGAAGAAGAGTTGGCCGCTCGAGCGCAAGCTTGGGTACAACCGCCACTGAAAGTGAAGTCCGGTGTACTTGCCAAATATGCTAAATTAGTTTCCTCCGCTTCCAAAGGGGCAGTAACAGATTTGATGGAATAG
- a CDS encoding class I SAM-dependent methyltransferase, translating into MGSILPSSRFLAYKMVNHAPWLEAKAVAELGSGTGAITRYIFNQAQDFTKVLLFEKDETMRTNLKKTYPGASCYPNAAHLVESMNQENIQQLDCIFSGLPFFNLKPELRNTLVDQIYEALKPQGLFIAFQYSLQMKNTLSERFIIEKIDLVPLNIPPAFVYVCRKKEAIY; encoded by the coding sequence GTGGGGAGTATCTTACCTAGTTCCCGGTTTCTAGCTTACAAAATGGTGAATCACGCACCTTGGCTTGAGGCTAAGGCTGTCGCCGAGCTCGGATCGGGTACAGGTGCTATCACTCGTTATATCTTTAACCAGGCACAAGATTTCACCAAAGTGTTATTATTTGAAAAGGATGAAACCATGAGAACTAATCTGAAGAAAACATACCCAGGCGCCTCCTGCTATCCCAATGCAGCTCATTTGGTAGAGTCCATGAATCAAGAAAATATTCAGCAGCTGGATTGTATTTTCAGCGGGTTGCCCTTCTTTAATCTTAAACCTGAATTGAGAAATACTTTAGTAGACCAGATCTATGAAGCACTTAAGCCTCAGGGATTATTCATCGCATTTCAGTATTCACTGCAAATGAAAAATACACTTTCCGAACGTTTTATCATTGAAAAAATAGACTTGGTTCCTCTGAATATACCCCCTGCATTCGTTTATGTATGTCGTAAAAAAGAAGCAATTTATTAA
- a CDS encoding carbohydrate-binding protein — MIHLTIEVQREDGTILAEHTDTNHTHLVYDQPYQPGDSIVLRSSRDGVYLYIQLDDALNPDFVYLSGQEYRLSIPFNEKKTSYSPKSFTGQLHLLTVRVASNEEISSYKNLAANSHDHHTNSTLYPHASANVETRGEAVFAARNAINGNTVTYSHGEWPFESWGINQRLDAEFTLHFGRLVEIDKIVLYLRADFPHDNYWKQVTLSFSDGSSITSSLEKSGKAQAILLEPRQVEWVKLSELIQSNDPALFPALTQFEAYGREI, encoded by the coding sequence ATGATTCATTTAACGATTGAAGTACAGCGTGAAGATGGAACTATCCTTGCCGAACATACCGATACGAACCATACTCATCTGGTATATGATCAACCGTATCAACCAGGAGATTCTATTGTGCTCAGAAGCTCCAGGGACGGCGTCTATTTGTATATCCAGCTGGATGATGCTTTGAATCCGGATTTTGTATATCTGTCTGGGCAAGAGTACCGTCTAAGCATCCCTTTTAATGAGAAGAAAACCTCATATTCTCCCAAGTCATTTACGGGTCAACTACATTTGCTGACTGTACGGGTTGCATCCAATGAGGAGATTAGTTCCTACAAAAACCTTGCCGCAAATTCACATGATCATCATACCAACTCAACGTTGTACCCCCATGCTTCGGCTAATGTTGAGACGCGTGGTGAGGCCGTCTTTGCTGCCCGAAATGCAATCAATGGCAATACGGTAACCTATTCACATGGAGAGTGGCCATTTGAATCATGGGGAATTAATCAACGACTAGATGCAGAATTCACACTTCATTTTGGACGGCTTGTTGAAATTGATAAGATCGTATTGTACCTGAGAGCTGACTTCCCCCATGATAATTACTGGAAGCAGGTTACCTTGTCTTTTTCTGATGGCAGTTCTATAACTTCATCTCTTGAGAAATCCGGAAAAGCACAGGCTATTCTCTTGGAACCAAGACAAGTGGAATGGGTGAAACTTAGCGAATTAATTCAATCTAATGATCCTGCACTATTCCCAGCACTTACACAGTTCGAGGCATACGGACGAGAAATTTAA